One region of Quercus lobata isolate SW786 chromosome 2, ValleyOak3.0 Primary Assembly, whole genome shotgun sequence genomic DNA includes:
- the LOC115975836 gene encoding protein CROWDED NUCLEI 1, with product MFTPQKKAWSGWSSLTPRKSVLGSGQNPNSVDAGKGKTVAFVETTPNLENGGNILVDAAGDPELLAEKVSKLEIELFEYQYNMGLLLIEKKDWTSKYEELRQALAEAKDALKQEQSSHLIAISEVESREENLRKALGVEKECVLDLEKALRDMRSENAEIKFTADSKLAEASALVTSIEEKSFEVEAKLRAADAKLAEVSRKSSEIERKSQDLEAREAVLRRDRLSFISEREGYDSTFSKQREDLREWERKLQEGEDRLAKGQRILNQREERANENDRIFKQKEKDLEEAQKKIEATNISLQKKEEDISSRLANLTLKEKEFDVVRLNLETKEKELLALEEKLNARERTEIQKLLDEHNAILDAKKSEFDLEIDQKRKSVDDDLKNKVVEVEKREAEINHMEQKVAKREQTLEKRWEKLREKEKDHELKLKDLKEREKSLRSEEKNLENEKKQMLSDKEDLLSLKDEVEKIRAHNDEELLKIAEEKDQLKVSEEERLEFVRLQSELKQEIENCRLQKELILKEAEDLKLQKESFEREWEELDEKRAEIEKDLKKLTDQKEEMEKLKHSEEEKLKNEKLATQEYIQRELEDLKFSKESFTAQMEHDKLAIAEKADSDRSQMLHDFELRKRELETDLQNQLEYKEKDLRERERLFQEERERELENINYLREVARREMEGIKLQRAKIEKERQEADENRKHLERHQVEMRKDIDVLDNLRRKLKDQRDQFVNERRRFISFVEKLKGCENCAQIISEYELSDLQSLAEIENEDVIPLSRLDDIHANEGGHGNVAASENQNSEISPVGVGLRSPVSGGTISWLRKCTTKIFKFSPIKNIESTAVQNLEAHLSCQNVDMEEPSKRVSSTENQAEISLGVATDSFDVQRIQSDNSIREIEVSQDPSADDQSNINSKAPEVADDSQPSDLNGDQHKPRRRGRPRVYRTRSVKAVVKDAKAILGEALEENEKDYPNGNAEDSAYDNAESRDDSSLGGQRLPRNGRKRNHAQTSQNMGSEHDGDDSEGRSDSIVAGQRRTRRQKITTAVLAPGEKRYNLRRPKTKATVTAARAMPELSKENKEETDVVRATGETILHSKAAPALSTGAASENGGSSHFLRSKRAADSQVGIADITSNLVENTIMSEEVNETPEEYGDVDEYRSHGEDANVDGEDEEDEEGSEHPGEVSIGKKLWTFFTT from the exons CTTTTTGAATACCAGTATAATATGGGGCTTCTCTTGATTGAGAAAAAGGATTGGACTTCTAAGTATGAAGAACTTAGGCAAGCCTTGGCAGAAGCAAAAGATGCCCTTAAACAAGAGCAATCTTCCCATTTAATTGCAATATCTGAAGTTGAGAGTCGAGAAGAAAATTTGAGAAAGGCCTTAGGGGTGGAGAAGGAGTGTGTGCTTGAt ctGGAGAAGGCTTTGCGTGACATGCGTTCAGAAAATGCTGAAATCAAGTTCACTGCTGATTCTAAGTTGGCTGAAGCAAGTGCTTTAGTCACTAGCATTGAGGAGAAATCTTTTGAGGTAGAGGCAAAGTTGCGTGCTGCTGATGCTAAGCTTGCTGAGGTGAGCAGAAAAAGTtcagaaattgagagaaaatcaCAGGATTTGGAGGCTCGAGAAGCTGTACTTCGAAGGGATCGCTTATCCTTCATCTCTGA GCGAGAAGGTTATGACTCTACTTTTTCTAAGCAAAGAGAGGACTTGCGAGAATGGGAAAGAAAGTTGCAAGAGGGAGAGGATAGGTTAGCTAAGGGTCAAAGAATCCTTAACCAAAGAGAGGAGAGGGCAAATGAGAATGATAGGATTTTCAAGCAGAAAGAAAAGGACCTTGAAGAGGCACAAAAGAAGATTGAAGCAACTAACATCAGTTtgcaaaagaaagaagaagatataagcAGTAGGCTTGCAAATCTTACTTTAAAAGAGAAG GAATTTGATGTTGTGAGATTAAACTTAGAGACGAAAGAGAAAGAGTTACTTGCATTAGAAGAAAAGCTCAATGCTAGAGAAAGG ACTGAGATTCAAAAGCTTCTTGATGAACATAATGCTATTCTAGATGCAAAGAAGAGTGAATTTGATTTGGAAATCGATCAAAAGAGAAAATCTGTGGATGATGATCTGAAAAACAAGGTTGTTGAAGTGGAGAAGAGGGAGGCTGAAATTAATCACATGGAGCAGAAAGTAGCAAAGAGAGAGCAGACTTTAGAAAAGAGATGGGAGAAGCTTAGGGAGAAAGAGAAGGATCAtgaattaaaattgaaagatcTGAAGGAAAGGGAAAAGTCCTTGAGGTCTGAGGAAAAGAATTTAGAGAATGAGAAGAAGCAAATGCTTTCTGATAAAGAAGATTTGCTTAGTCTTAAGGATGAAGTTGAGAAGATAAGGGCTCACAATGATGAAGAGCTATTGAAGATAGCTGAAGAGAAGGATCAGCTTAAAGTAAGTGAAGAAGAGAGGCTGGAATTTGTTCGTTTGCAGTCAGAATTAAAACAGGAAATAGAAAACTGCCGGCTTCAGAAAGAACTTATTCTTAAGGAAGCTGAAGATCTGAAGTTACAAAAGGagagttttgagagagagtggGAAGAACTGGATGAGAAAAGAGCTGAGATTGAGAAAGATCTGAAAAAATTGACTGATCAGAAGGAAGAAATGGAAAAACTGAAACACTCTGAAGAAGAAAAGCTAAAAAATGAGAAGTTGGCAACACAGGAGTACATACAAAGGGAGCTAGAAGATCTTAAATTTTCCAAAGAATCTTTTACAGCTCAAATGGAGCATGATAAGTTAGCAATTGCTGAAAAAGCTGATAGTGATAGAAGCCAAATGCTTCATGATTTTGAGTTGCGAAAAAGAGAACTTGAGACTGATTTGCAGAACCAGTTAGAGTACAAGGAAAAAGATTTGCGTGAGAGGGAGAGGTTATTtcaggaagaaagagaaagagaattagaaaatattaattacttaagaGAAGTAGCTAGAAGAGAAATGGAAGGAATAAAGCTTCAAAGagctaaaatagaaaaagaaagacaagaaGCTGATGAAAATAGAAAGCATCTTGAAAGGCATCAAGTGGAAATGAGAAAAGACATCGATGTGCTTGATAACCTCAGGAGGAAGTTGAAAGACCAGCGGGACCAATTTGTTAACGAGAGACGACGCTTCATTTCATTTGTTGAAAAACTCAAGGGTTGCGAGAACTGTGCTCAAATTATCTCTGAGTATGAGCTTTCTGATCTGCAGTCTTTAGCTGAAATTGAGAATGAAGATGTTATTCCTCTGTCAAGACTCGATGATATTCACGCCAATGAAGGTGGTCATGGAAATGTTGCTGCTTCTGAGAATCAAAACAGTGAGATATCTCCTGTTGGAGTTGGCTTAAGATCTCCAGTTTCTGGTGGAACCATATCTTGGCTACGCAAATGCACCAccaagattttcaaattttcccCGATCAAGAATATTGAGTCTACTGCTGTTCAAAATTTGGAGGCACATTTGTCTTGCCAGAACGTTGATATGGAAGAACCTTCCAAGAGAGTATCTAGCACTGAAAATCAGGCAGAGATATCTCTTGGTGTTGCAACTGATTCTTTTGATGTCCAGAGAATCCAATCTGACAACAGCATCAGAGAGATAGAAGTCAGCCAAGATCCATCAGCTGATGATCAAAGCAACATCAACAGTAAGGCACCTGAAGTTGCTGATGATTCCCAGCCATCTGATTTGAATGGTGATCAGCACAAACCTCGCAGAAGAGGGAGGCCTAGAGTTTATAGGACGCGCTCTGTGAAGGCAGTTGTCAAAGATGCAAAGGCTATACTTGGGGAAGctttagaagaaaatgagaaagattATCCAAATGGGAATGCTGAGGATTCTGCCTATGATAATGCTGAAAGTCGTGATGATTCTAGTCTAGGTGGTCAAAGACTACCAAGAAATGGACGGAAGCGGAACCATGCTCAAACATCTCAAAACATGGGTAGTGAGCATGATGGTGATGATAGTGAAGGACGTTCTGATAGTATTGTGGCAGGCCAACGCAGGACAAGGCGGCAGAAAATTACTACAGCTGTGCTAGCTCCTGGTGAAAAACGATATAATCTTCGGAGACCCAAAAC TAAAGCTACTGTCACAGCTGCCAGAGCCATGCCTGAACTTAGCAAAGAAAACAAGGAAGAGACAGATGTTGTTAGAGCAACAGGTGAGACAATTCTTCACTCCAAAGCTGCTCCTGCACTTTCGACTGGAGCTGCAAGTGAGAATGGTGGAAGCTCTCACTTTTTGCGG TCCAAGAGAGCTGCAGACTCTCAGGTTGGCATTGCCGATATTACAAGCAATTTGGTTGAGAACACGATCATGAGTGAAGAGGTGAATGAGACTCCAGAAGAGTACGGTGATGTAGATGAGTACAGGTCCCATGGTGAAGATGCTAATGTGGATGGGGAAGATGAAGAGGATGAAGAAGGGTCTGAACATCCTGGTGAAGTCTCAATAGGAAAGAAGCTCTGGACATTCTTCACAACATAA